The following are encoded together in the Kribbella voronezhensis genome:
- a CDS encoding D-arabinono-1,4-lactone oxidase, which yields MTGLRNWAGNIEFGAKTLDVPESVQELQELVAANDKVRVLGSGHSFNRIADSPGRLVSVADLPQVLEIDEEARTVTISAGLRYGEVTAAVQAQGFALHNLGSLPHISVAGACATGTHGSGDTNKPLAAAVSGMVFVGADGELAELKRDDPDFAGAVISLGALGVMVRMTLDLEPAYEISQVVYDDLPVERLSTDLDEVFGTAYSVSAFTDWVDPGVMVWRKSKDTSFEPEWLGARIADGARHPIKGMPADFATEQGGVRGPWNERLPHFRLEFTPSNGEELQSEYFVPRERAAEAFTELRALGNQMAGLLQVSEVRTIAADELWLSPSQGRDTVALHFTWIRDEQAVRPVLERIEEKLLPLGARPHWGKVFTADAGVLRDCYPKVPDFTALTAKYDPAGKFRNAYLETYLPR from the coding sequence ATGACTGGATTGCGCAACTGGGCGGGCAACATCGAGTTCGGCGCGAAGACGCTGGACGTACCCGAGTCGGTGCAGGAACTGCAGGAGCTCGTCGCGGCGAACGACAAGGTCCGGGTGCTCGGCAGCGGGCACTCGTTCAACCGGATCGCCGACAGCCCGGGGCGGCTGGTGTCGGTCGCCGATCTGCCCCAGGTGCTGGAGATCGACGAAGAGGCCAGGACGGTCACCATCTCGGCCGGCCTGCGGTACGGCGAGGTGACGGCCGCCGTCCAGGCTCAGGGGTTCGCACTGCACAACCTCGGCTCGCTCCCGCACATCTCGGTCGCCGGTGCGTGCGCGACCGGGACGCACGGGTCCGGCGACACCAACAAACCCCTGGCCGCCGCGGTCTCCGGGATGGTTTTCGTCGGGGCCGATGGCGAACTGGCCGAGCTGAAGCGTGACGATCCGGACTTCGCCGGCGCGGTGATCTCGCTCGGCGCGCTCGGGGTGATGGTGCGGATGACGCTCGACCTCGAACCGGCGTACGAGATCAGCCAGGTGGTCTACGACGACCTGCCGGTCGAGCGGTTGAGCACGGATCTCGACGAGGTGTTCGGTACGGCGTACTCGGTGAGCGCGTTCACCGACTGGGTCGACCCCGGCGTGATGGTGTGGCGGAAGTCGAAGGACACCAGCTTCGAGCCCGAGTGGCTGGGGGCGCGGATCGCCGACGGGGCGCGGCACCCGATCAAGGGCATGCCGGCCGACTTCGCCACCGAGCAGGGCGGTGTCCGCGGTCCGTGGAACGAGCGGCTGCCGCATTTCCGGCTGGAGTTCACCCCGAGCAACGGCGAGGAGCTGCAGTCGGAGTACTTCGTACCGCGGGAGCGCGCCGCCGAGGCGTTCACCGAACTGCGGGCCCTGGGCAACCAGATGGCCGGCCTGCTGCAGGTCTCCGAGGTCCGCACGATCGCCGCCGACGAGCTCTGGCTGAGCCCGAGTCAGGGCAGGGACACGGTCGCCCTGCACTTCACCTGGATCCGCGACGAGCAGGCCGTCCGCCCGGTCCTCGAACGGATTGAGGAGAAGCTGCTGCCGCTCGGCGCACGCCCACACTGGGGCAAGGTGTTCACCGCCGACGCCGGCGTACTGCGGGACTGCTACCCCAAGGTCCCCGACTTCACCGCGCTGACGGCGAAGTACGACCCGGCCGGCAAGTTCCGCAACGCCTACCTGGAGACCTACCTGCCGCGCTAG
- a CDS encoding inositol monophosphatase family protein encodes MPSSDADLTSYSAELCSAAAEAARLVADDLRAAFRGTMTVEFKRDQHDPVTEHDRRAEEAITKSLTARIPDSGVVGEEDGAQPGTGGVTWYVDPIDGTANFARGLAFWCTSIGAVVDDRIVAGAILDPMTGDLFTADLSGAWLNGEPMRSTGHRAEAEALLITGYPSARDVATDGPDGLARFGDLVTAYGTLRRSGSAALSLAHVAAGWIDAAMGTSVNAWDICAGRLIVEQSGGVYRGFGADGWNQPGYAAYTADLDPVALNRFVATLTE; translated from the coding sequence ATGCCCTCCTCCGATGCGGACCTCACGAGCTATTCGGCCGAGCTGTGCAGCGCTGCGGCCGAGGCGGCCCGGCTTGTCGCCGACGACCTGCGCGCGGCCTTCCGCGGCACGATGACCGTCGAGTTCAAGCGCGACCAGCACGACCCGGTGACCGAGCACGACCGTCGCGCCGAGGAAGCCATCACGAAGTCGCTCACCGCCCGCATCCCGGACAGCGGTGTCGTCGGCGAGGAGGACGGCGCCCAGCCGGGGACCGGGGGCGTCACCTGGTACGTCGACCCGATCGACGGTACGGCGAACTTCGCTCGCGGCCTGGCGTTCTGGTGTACGTCGATCGGAGCCGTCGTCGACGACCGGATCGTGGCCGGCGCGATCCTCGACCCGATGACCGGGGACCTGTTCACCGCCGACCTGTCCGGCGCCTGGCTGAACGGCGAGCCGATGCGGTCCACCGGCCACCGCGCCGAAGCCGAGGCGCTGCTGATCACCGGCTACCCGAGCGCGCGCGACGTGGCCACCGACGGCCCGGACGGACTGGCCCGCTTCGGCGACCTCGTCACGGCGTACGGGACCTTGCGCCGGTCGGGCAGTGCGGCGCTCAGCCTGGCGCACGTCGCGGCGGGCTGGATCGACGCGGCCATGGGCACCTCGGTGAACGCCTGGGACATCTGCGCCGGCCGCCTCATCGTCGAACAGTCCGGCGGTGTCTACCGCGGCTTCGGCGCCGACGGCTGGAACCAGCCCGGCTACGCCGCGTACACCGCGGACCTGGACCCGGTCGCACTGAACCGCTTCGTTGCCACCCTCACCGAATAA
- a CDS encoding glycoside hydrolase domain-containing protein, with amino-acid sequence MRWIRTVLAAAMVVTAAALVVPSGAGAVALAAAPPNSWTESAYTSVFKDSGPSPDAGQVIRLDTARNDYEGGQVVLRSPDAFTVNSVTFSDLAGPSDAIAAANLSYNFVGYQYLNHNSTFDGVQRVTQTIRNAPGDFPDRLLNDTSRSVPANTTQSIWIRVYVPAEAAGGAYRGTVTVRTSAGDIPVQLSVNARAVTIPPSADGAFTNVMWQSTIPIVHPDATIKDTIREIYKYEPYSAKWWQLLDNQAAITKRYRGNSVQVPVIGLLRDAGSTLDAATGKYTFNWTLLDQVIEHFQTNGAVKRIEGFDPMGGSPKYRPATLSTTAGARQVYVDWDSAAGQNWLNQYIPALRDHVAAKGWSDRWFYHVADEPQGSESEQQWIAVAAKIRSLWPGVRIADAVVNASAPTIAKYEDIVIPNLHTYTNNPAPFDAELAKGKELWFYNCNIPVGGHLNRFIDQAQWNQRLTMWLAYAKGATGYLHWAYNNWQYKLDDQEPKGDGWITQPDVARNTLEVTTRYESLRDGIEDWEVMNLLGKTKPGVAKELARSLAERSDKYTFDTAYMQRIRAMMLDAAAGKPLVADDAAAGRPATASSQLAGSEPAKAVDGDGTTGWQPAGNTKDEWLQVDLGGQAKVTGAHLTWSGTAPANYRVQLSYDGATWSDAATATATDPEYFAGINGKARYLRVVVPAGAPAVSLTSIEVTADRYLQQNLAGGKSYTRSVAPASAYGDAGREATDGVLAHDKADKRSFGYDVPADGAAHSYDVTVDLGVVQTVARGRIHAYEDNPALQADAMAVSTSGDGVNFTRRGQVSAVNGMWKRWYDVDFAPARARYVRFTFTKTRTADGTQTFIDDVEVYGTGSVLATDDIPGSAGYEWSGQELVFAPSTTQTMRRWNWSSGQGTVSTDWGGGPIVGRPSGYAWNDQQHAVARNANGDLLHWWWINGESQPHLANWAGDAASDPVATAWGGQQHIFAASSAGALSHWWWDPADGKLRLDTWSGAPGPIVGRPAVYTWNDQLHVVARGANNHLYHWWWIADEYEPHFADWGGEAYSEPSAFTWNGQQHIFTQAADGQLYHWYWDAGDGLHQVKWNGAPGRFVGAPAAFKQGAQQHVVARGPGNTLYHWWWDQATGLVKWEDKGGQAYSDPIAYVFQGQTQLFAESAKNTLYHWWWTPEDGWHQNDWGGSVDYK; translated from the coding sequence ATGCGCTGGATACGAACCGTTCTGGCGGCCGCGATGGTGGTGACCGCCGCTGCCCTGGTGGTGCCGTCTGGAGCCGGTGCCGTCGCGCTGGCCGCGGCGCCACCGAACAGCTGGACAGAGTCGGCGTACACGTCGGTCTTCAAAGACAGCGGACCCTCGCCGGACGCGGGCCAGGTCATCCGCCTGGACACCGCACGGAACGACTACGAAGGGGGACAGGTCGTCCTGCGGAGTCCGGATGCGTTCACCGTCAACAGCGTCACGTTCTCCGACCTCGCCGGCCCGTCGGACGCGATCGCCGCGGCCAACCTGTCGTACAACTTCGTCGGGTACCAGTACCTGAACCACAACTCGACCTTCGACGGCGTGCAGCGGGTGACCCAGACGATCCGCAACGCCCCGGGCGATTTTCCGGACCGGTTGCTCAACGACACCAGCCGGTCGGTTCCCGCCAACACGACCCAGTCGATCTGGATCCGCGTCTACGTTCCGGCCGAAGCCGCGGGCGGCGCGTACCGCGGCACGGTGACGGTCCGCACCAGCGCCGGCGACATTCCGGTGCAGCTGAGCGTGAACGCCCGCGCGGTGACGATCCCGCCCTCCGCAGACGGCGCCTTCACCAATGTGATGTGGCAGAGCACGATCCCGATCGTCCATCCGGACGCGACGATCAAGGACACGATCCGGGAGATCTACAAGTACGAGCCGTACTCGGCGAAGTGGTGGCAGTTGCTCGACAACCAGGCGGCGATCACCAAGCGGTACCGCGGGAACAGCGTGCAGGTGCCCGTGATCGGCCTGTTGCGCGACGCCGGCAGCACGCTCGACGCCGCGACCGGCAAGTACACCTTCAACTGGACGCTGCTCGACCAGGTGATCGAGCACTTCCAGACCAACGGCGCCGTGAAGCGGATCGAGGGCTTCGACCCGATGGGCGGCTCGCCGAAGTACAGGCCGGCGACCTTGTCGACCACGGCGGGTGCTCGTCAGGTGTACGTCGACTGGGACTCCGCGGCCGGCCAGAACTGGCTGAACCAGTACATCCCGGCGTTGCGCGACCACGTTGCGGCGAAGGGCTGGTCCGACCGGTGGTTCTACCACGTCGCCGACGAGCCGCAGGGCAGCGAGTCCGAACAGCAGTGGATCGCCGTCGCGGCCAAGATCCGCTCGCTCTGGCCGGGTGTCAGGATCGCCGACGCCGTGGTCAACGCGTCGGCGCCGACGATCGCGAAGTACGAGGACATCGTCATCCCGAATCTGCACACCTACACCAACAACCCGGCCCCGTTCGACGCGGAGCTTGCCAAGGGCAAGGAACTCTGGTTCTACAACTGCAACATCCCGGTCGGCGGGCACCTGAACAGGTTCATCGACCAGGCGCAGTGGAACCAGCGGCTGACGATGTGGCTCGCCTACGCCAAGGGCGCGACCGGGTACCTGCACTGGGCCTACAACAACTGGCAGTACAAGCTCGACGACCAGGAGCCGAAGGGGGACGGCTGGATCACGCAGCCCGACGTCGCCCGCAACACCCTCGAGGTGACCACTCGCTACGAGTCGTTGCGCGACGGGATCGAGGACTGGGAGGTGATGAACCTGCTGGGCAAGACCAAGCCGGGTGTCGCCAAGGAGCTGGCCCGCAGCCTGGCCGAGCGCAGCGACAAGTACACCTTCGACACGGCCTACATGCAGCGGATCCGCGCGATGATGCTCGACGCCGCGGCCGGGAAACCACTGGTCGCCGATGACGCCGCAGCGGGCCGTCCGGCGACCGCCTCCAGCCAGCTCGCCGGATCGGAACCGGCGAAGGCAGTGGACGGAGACGGTACGACGGGTTGGCAGCCGGCCGGTAACACCAAGGACGAGTGGCTCCAGGTCGACCTCGGCGGCCAGGCCAAGGTCACCGGTGCGCACCTGACCTGGTCCGGTACGGCGCCCGCGAACTACCGCGTGCAACTGTCCTACGACGGCGCCACCTGGAGTGATGCCGCCACGGCCACCGCCACCGATCCGGAGTACTTCGCCGGGATCAACGGCAAGGCGAGATACCTGCGGGTCGTCGTACCGGCGGGAGCTCCGGCGGTGAGCCTCACCTCGATCGAGGTCACCGCCGACCGGTACCTCCAGCAGAACCTTGCCGGAGGCAAGAGTTATACCCGCTCCGTCGCGCCGGCCAGTGCTTACGGCGATGCCGGCCGGGAGGCGACCGACGGCGTCCTCGCCCATGACAAGGCGGACAAGCGCAGCTTCGGCTACGACGTACCGGCCGACGGCGCGGCACACTCGTACGACGTGACGGTCGACCTCGGCGTCGTACAGACCGTCGCGCGAGGCCGGATCCACGCCTACGAGGACAATCCGGCGTTGCAGGCCGACGCGATGGCGGTGTCGACCAGCGGTGACGGGGTCAACTTCACCAGGCGCGGCCAGGTGTCGGCGGTGAACGGCATGTGGAAGAGGTGGTACGACGTCGACTTCGCACCGGCCAGGGCGCGGTACGTCAGGTTCACCTTCACCAAGACCCGCACGGCCGACGGCACCCAGACGTTCATCGACGACGTGGAGGTCTACGGCACCGGCAGCGTCTTGGCGACCGATGACATCCCGGGCTCGGCCGGCTACGAGTGGAGTGGTCAGGAGCTGGTGTTCGCGCCGTCGACGACGCAGACGATGCGGCGGTGGAACTGGTCCAGCGGCCAGGGAACCGTCAGCACCGACTGGGGTGGCGGCCCGATCGTCGGCAGGCCGTCCGGCTATGCCTGGAACGACCAGCAGCACGCGGTGGCGCGGAACGCGAACGGCGACCTGCTGCACTGGTGGTGGATCAACGGCGAGAGCCAGCCCCACCTGGCGAACTGGGCCGGCGACGCCGCGTCGGATCCGGTGGCCACGGCCTGGGGCGGACAGCAGCACATCTTCGCGGCTTCGAGCGCGGGGGCCCTGTCGCACTGGTGGTGGGACCCGGCGGACGGCAAGCTCCGGCTGGACACCTGGTCGGGAGCACCGGGGCCCATCGTCGGCCGACCGGCTGTCTACACGTGGAACGACCAGTTGCACGTCGTCGCCAGGGGCGCGAACAACCACCTCTACCACTGGTGGTGGATCGCGGACGAGTACGAACCGCACTTCGCCGACTGGGGTGGTGAGGCGTACTCCGAGCCGTCGGCGTTCACCTGGAACGGCCAGCAGCACATCTTCACCCAGGCGGCCGACGGTCAGCTCTACCACTGGTACTGGGACGCGGGCGACGGCCTGCATCAGGTGAAATGGAACGGCGCACCGGGCAGGTTCGTCGGTGCACCGGCCGCCTTCAAACAGGGCGCGCAGCAACATGTGGTTGCCCGCGGCCCCGGAAACACCCTCTACCACTGGTGGTGGGACCAGGCGACCGGCCTGGTGAAGTGGGAGGACAAGGGCGGCCAGGCGTACTCCGACCCGATCGCCTATGTCTTCCAGGGCCAGACCCAGCTGTTCGCCGAATCCGCGAAGAACACCTTGTACCACTGGTGGTGGACGCCGGAGGACGGCTGGCACCAGAACGACTGGGGCGGCAGCGTCGACTACAAGTAG
- a CDS encoding epoxide hydrolase family protein, producing MSVEVERVAVAQELLDEVQERLARVRWADEIPGTDWEYGVPVGLVREQVAYWREHYDWRRWESRLNAFPQYGTEIGGQRVHFLHVRSPRPGAMPLILTHGWPGSVFEFLDLIEPLTELGFHLVVPSLPGFTFSGPTRERGWDLDRIAGAWHTLMQRLGYERFGAVGNDWGSSVTLALGRRFPADVIGMHVTQVFAEPEPGEQFDDPGVVADRKWYHENMSAYDVLQSQQPQTLAHALADSPAGLLGWMNVVYRGWNDLDFVLTNVMAYWLTGTVASSMRLYYEASRTGRRLRTGDVPLAVAQFANDYRTIRSLAERDHPGLTRWTEFATGNHFAAHSAPDDLIGDLSAFFGKL from the coding sequence ATGAGTGTCGAGGTGGAGCGGGTGGCGGTGGCGCAGGAGTTGCTCGACGAGGTGCAGGAGCGGCTGGCGCGGGTGCGGTGGGCGGACGAGATTCCCGGCACCGACTGGGAGTACGGCGTACCGGTCGGGCTGGTTCGTGAGCAGGTTGCCTATTGGCGGGAGCACTACGACTGGCGTCGGTGGGAGTCGCGGCTGAACGCCTTCCCGCAGTACGGCACGGAGATCGGCGGGCAGCGGGTGCACTTCCTGCATGTGCGGTCGCCGCGGCCGGGTGCGATGCCGTTGATCCTGACGCACGGATGGCCGGGGTCGGTGTTCGAGTTCCTGGACCTGATCGAGCCGCTGACCGAGCTGGGGTTCCATCTCGTCGTACCGTCCCTGCCCGGGTTCACCTTTTCTGGTCCGACCCGGGAGCGCGGCTGGGATCTGGACCGGATCGCCGGCGCCTGGCACACGCTGATGCAGCGACTCGGGTACGAGCGGTTCGGTGCTGTGGGCAACGACTGGGGCTCGAGTGTCACCCTCGCACTCGGTCGGCGCTTCCCGGCCGACGTGATCGGCATGCACGTCACCCAGGTCTTCGCCGAACCGGAACCCGGTGAACAGTTCGACGACCCGGGCGTCGTCGCGGACCGCAAGTGGTACCACGAGAACATGAGCGCGTACGACGTACTGCAGTCCCAGCAACCACAGACTCTCGCGCACGCGCTGGCCGACTCGCCGGCCGGGCTGCTCGGCTGGATGAACGTCGTCTACCGCGGCTGGAACGACCTGGACTTCGTACTCACGAACGTGATGGCGTACTGGCTGACCGGCACGGTCGCCTCGTCGATGCGCCTGTACTACGAAGCGTCCCGCACCGGCCGACGCCTCAGGACCGGCGACGTCCCCCTCGCGGTTGCCCAGTTCGCCAACGACTACCGGACGATCCGGTCACTGGCCGAGCGCGATCACCCGGGCCTGACCCGCTGGACAGAATTTGCCACCGGCAACCATTTCGCCGCCCACTCGGCACCCGACGACCTGATCGGTGACCTGAGCGCCTTCTTCGGCAAGCTCTAG
- a CDS encoding SAM-dependent methyltransferase, whose translation MTTNPAGRDVSAVIDVTKPSVARVYDLALGGKDNYESDRVVYRQIMEILPEVPEWAKENRRWLQRAVGWMAREQRIDQYLDLGAGLPTAQNTHQIAQSENPAARVVYVDNDPSVIAHGRALLMDNERTDFAAADFTRPAEVLADPAVKETLDFSRPVGLIQALVLHHISDLDEVVAYQAEYLDRLPSGSCVAISHACNPRDGSEAATLAATFEEKFQPHFPSLRFRTPAEIATLFGDLELVDPGLVRLFDWHGPGIEVDDTPADHYRDAASRFLVCGVARKP comes from the coding sequence GTGACGACGAACCCCGCGGGACGCGATGTGTCCGCCGTCATCGACGTCACCAAGCCCAGCGTGGCGCGCGTCTACGACCTCGCTCTGGGCGGCAAGGACAACTACGAGAGCGACCGGGTCGTCTACCGGCAGATCATGGAGATCCTGCCCGAGGTCCCGGAGTGGGCGAAGGAGAACCGGCGCTGGCTCCAGCGGGCCGTGGGGTGGATGGCCCGCGAGCAGCGGATCGACCAGTACCTCGACCTCGGCGCCGGCCTGCCGACGGCGCAGAACACCCATCAGATCGCCCAGAGCGAGAACCCGGCGGCCAGGGTGGTCTACGTCGACAACGACCCGTCGGTGATCGCGCACGGCAGGGCGCTGCTGATGGACAACGAGCGCACCGACTTCGCCGCCGCCGACTTCACCAGGCCGGCCGAGGTGCTCGCCGATCCGGCGGTGAAGGAGACGCTGGACTTCAGCCGGCCGGTCGGGCTGATCCAGGCGCTGGTCCTGCACCACATCAGCGACCTGGACGAGGTCGTCGCCTACCAGGCCGAGTATCTGGACCGCCTCCCGTCCGGGTCGTGTGTCGCGATCAGCCACGCCTGCAACCCGCGGGACGGGAGCGAGGCGGCGACGCTGGCCGCGACCTTCGAGGAGAAGTTCCAGCCGCACTTCCCCTCGCTGCGGTTCCGGACGCCGGCCGAGATCGCCACCCTGTTCGGCGACCTCGAACTGGTCGACCCCGGCCTGGTCCGCCTCTTCGACTGGCACGGCCCGGGCATCGAGGTCGACGACACCCCCGCGGACCACTACCGCGACGCCGCCAGCCGCTTCCTCGTCTGCGGAGTAGCCCGCAAACCCTGA
- a CDS encoding ester cyclase, with amino-acid sequence MGTNPAVVSSDPVSVAVRSVLIMADGEFADFEEVVHPEARDRENKIQPPSSRVAGPACFYSTALWLRAAFAGLHYDIHHAIADGDLVAVNSTMNGRHMAPWVMYTAEGEIDTVFPPTGRTFATTQSHWFRVADGKVIEHWANRDDMGHALQLGWIPPTPVYLARMARAKAKAKRAARAGA; translated from the coding sequence ATGGGAACCAACCCTGCGGTCGTGTCGAGCGACCCGGTGTCCGTCGCGGTCCGCAGCGTGCTGATCATGGCGGACGGCGAGTTCGCCGACTTCGAGGAAGTGGTGCACCCCGAGGCCCGCGACCGCGAGAACAAGATCCAGCCGCCCTCGTCGCGCGTGGCCGGGCCGGCGTGCTTCTACTCGACCGCGTTGTGGTTGCGGGCCGCCTTCGCCGGGCTCCACTACGACATCCACCATGCGATCGCCGACGGGGATCTGGTGGCGGTCAATTCCACGATGAACGGTCGGCACATGGCGCCCTGGGTGATGTACACCGCCGAGGGGGAGATCGACACCGTGTTCCCGCCGACCGGCCGGACCTTCGCGACGACCCAGTCGCACTGGTTCCGGGTCGCGGACGGCAAGGTGATCGAGCACTGGGCGAACCGTGACGACATGGGCCACGCCCTCCAACTCGGCTGGATCCCACCGACGCCGGTCTACCTGGCCCGGATGGCGCGAGCGAAGGCGAAGGCGAAGCGGGCGGCTCGCGCCGGCGCGTAG
- a CDS encoding TetR/AcrR family transcriptional regulator has translation MMTEVKRTYDATNRQQRARERRRAVVAAAQELFEREGFRATTIAAVARAAGVSAESIYKGFGTKAALAKAVFDFVVAGDDEPVPMAERPEVQAVRAEPDPRRKLALYAEGLARRQHRSAKVQLLIRDGRHVDDTLEGVWQKLLAERLHGMTLLAADLHATGRLRPGLDADEVRDLLWTYISVELYELLVLNRGWPLRRYTTWLTNALAAALCP, from the coding sequence ATGATGACAGAAGTCAAGAGGACCTACGACGCGACGAACCGGCAGCAGCGCGCCCGGGAACGGCGGCGCGCCGTCGTCGCGGCCGCGCAGGAGTTGTTCGAGCGGGAAGGCTTCCGGGCGACGACGATCGCGGCGGTGGCCCGGGCGGCCGGCGTCTCGGCCGAGAGCATCTACAAGGGCTTCGGCACCAAGGCCGCATTGGCCAAGGCCGTCTTCGACTTCGTCGTCGCCGGCGACGACGAGCCCGTCCCGATGGCCGAGCGCCCCGAGGTCCAGGCGGTCCGCGCCGAGCCGGACCCCCGCCGGAAGCTCGCCCTGTACGCCGAAGGTCTCGCTCGCCGCCAGCATCGCTCGGCCAAGGTCCAACTCCTGATCCGCGACGGCCGGCACGTCGACGACACCCTCGAAGGGGTCTGGCAGAAACTGCTCGCCGAACGCCTGCACGGCATGACACTGCTGGCCGCCGACCTCCACGCCACCGGCCGGCTCCGGCCCGGCCTCGACGCGGACGAGGTGCGCGACCTCCTGTGGACCTACATCTCCGTCGAGCTCTACGAACTCCTCGTCCTCAACCGCGGCTGGCCCCTCCGCCGCTACACCACCTGGCTGACCAACGCCCTCGCCGCCGCCCTCTGCCCTTGA
- a CDS encoding sulfite exporter TauE/SafE family protein, whose amino-acid sequence MELTGMQQFAVVAAGFGAGVLTSTVGVASLLSFPVLLALGLPPVVANVSNTIGLIAGSLSGSFGYRRELMVRPRLAWFVVITCTSGAVVGAVLLLCLPSGVFEAAVPWLIVLACLTVGVQPWLGRWLRRNDEPGGRRTALSPGTIVFAALTGVYGGYFGAGAGVMMMAVLSLGLDLDLRVVNALKTLALLVANVVAGLIFALVADVDFAVAGLLATGALIGGYAGAHLGRRLPPTLLRILIITAGLTTAVTML is encoded by the coding sequence GTGGAGCTCACGGGGATGCAGCAGTTTGCGGTCGTCGCGGCCGGGTTCGGAGCGGGCGTGCTGACCTCCACGGTCGGCGTGGCGTCGCTGCTGAGCTTCCCCGTGTTGCTCGCGCTCGGGCTGCCTCCCGTGGTCGCGAACGTGTCGAACACGATCGGCCTGATCGCGGGCAGCCTGAGCGGATCTTTCGGCTACCGCCGTGAACTGATGGTGAGACCGCGATTGGCGTGGTTCGTGGTGATCACCTGTACGTCGGGGGCGGTGGTCGGCGCTGTCTTGTTGCTGTGTTTGCCGTCCGGGGTGTTCGAGGCCGCCGTACCGTGGCTGATCGTGCTCGCCTGCCTGACCGTCGGGGTCCAGCCGTGGCTCGGCCGATGGCTCCGCCGCAACGACGAGCCGGGCGGCCGGCGTACGGCGCTGTCGCCCGGGACGATCGTGTTCGCCGCGCTCACCGGCGTCTACGGCGGGTACTTCGGGGCGGGGGCGGGCGTGATGATGATGGCCGTGCTCAGTCTCGGCCTCGACCTGGACCTCCGGGTCGTGAACGCGCTCAAGACGCTCGCCCTGCTGGTCGCGAACGTCGTCGCCGGCCTGATCTTCGCCCTGGTCGCCGACGTCGACTTCGCCGTCGCCGGTCTCCTCGCGACCGGCGCCCTCATCGGCGGCTACGCCGGCGCCCATCTCGGCCGCCGCCTCCCACCCACCCTCCTGCGGATCCTCATCATCACCGCAGGCCTGACCACAGCCGTCACCATGCTCTGA
- a CDS encoding isochorismatase family protein has protein sequence MARALIVVDVQNDFCEGGSLAVGGGADVAFRIGTLLHEWHEAEPGEHKYSYVVATRDHHVDPGDHFSATPDFVNSWPRHCVAGTDGVGFHPNLDPQPFDAIFDKGEYAAAYSGFEGKSQEGAGLAAWLRDKGVTEVDVCGIATDYCVRATALDANNEGFRTTVLAGLTAGVAPASTQQALLDLRAAGVTVTT, from the coding sequence ATGGCTCGGGCGTTGATTGTGGTGGATGTGCAGAACGACTTCTGCGAAGGCGGCAGCCTGGCGGTCGGCGGCGGGGCGGATGTGGCTTTCAGGATCGGCACCCTGCTGCACGAGTGGCACGAGGCCGAGCCGGGCGAGCACAAGTACTCTTACGTCGTGGCCACCCGGGATCACCACGTCGACCCGGGCGACCACTTCTCGGCGACGCCCGACTTCGTGAACTCCTGGCCGCGGCACTGCGTCGCCGGCACCGACGGCGTCGGCTTCCACCCGAATCTCGACCCGCAGCCGTTCGACGCGATCTTCGACAAGGGCGAGTATGCCGCGGCGTACTCCGGCTTCGAAGGCAAGTCCCAGGAGGGCGCCGGCCTGGCCGCCTGGTTGCGGGACAAGGGCGTCACCGAGGTGGACGTCTGCGGTATCGCCACCGACTACTGCGTCCGCGCCACCGCCCTCGACGCCAACAACGAAGGCTTCCGTACGACGGTGCTGGCCGGCCTCACCGCCGGGGTCGCCCCGGCCAGCACCCAACAAGCCCTCCTCGACCTCCGCGCCGCCGGCGTCACGGTCACCACCTGA